The Salvelinus sp. IW2-2015 unplaced genomic scaffold, ASM291031v2 Un_scaffold16475, whole genome shotgun sequence genome window below encodes:
- the tmem254 gene encoding transmembrane protein 254, which translates to MAKSDGCHYFRRTSIFWITTVALSMGYFTWTVFWPQQVPYDNLGPLGTLSRYLVNNYHSLMYKGWWASWVIHVAEALVAMKVCSDKGVDGTMTRCLWFVQTALFGFASLGLLLKYKPDHRTKQH; encoded by the exons ATGGCCAAAAGCGATGGGTGTCATTATTTTAGAAGAACCAGTATTTTTTGGATAACTACAGTGGCGCTTTCGATGGGATACTTCACA TGGACAGTGTTCTGGCCACAGCAGGTCCCCTATGACAACCTGGGTCCGCTTGGCACCCTGTCCAGATACCTGGTGAACAATTACCATTCTCTCATGTACAAAGG ATGGTGGGCAAGCTGGGTCATCCACGTGGCAGAAGCCCTTGTTGCCATGAAGGTCTGCAG TGACAAAGGGGTGGACGGCACAATGACACGTTGCCTCTGGTTTGTCCAGACGGCGCTGTTTGGCTTTGCCTCTCTCGGCCTGCTTCTCAAATACAAACCTGACCACAGGACCAAACAACACTGA
- the mxtx1 gene encoding mix-type homeobox gene 1: MWKDTSTDVPGQLAVTGVSSRSTNRRKRTSFSKKHVELLRVTFETDPYPGISLRESLSQKTGLPESRIQVWFQNRRARTLKCKGAKKFMCQSDSGLHSPGGFTTHHSIAPLSTPPCLPPAYPAQVKEEDYFFYGRYFPPYPGAEETGHNRQARVLGYSSSTHMKSPGHQMVQGAWPQAVDQTTPVQSMWSPSPLEVRNYSSGSSKAFLYHRSAEQQPFYNNPQEAYGGPISQTQATATPDSGCWEVGQENTPPMEGQGSRLDGSWSMAMSTTEYPGQAQHYAPLPELPAMSLQEILGELEGE; this comes from the exons ATGTGGAAGGACACCAGCACCG ATGTCCCTGGACAGTTGGCCGTTACCGGAGTCTCGTCCCGGAGTACCAACCGCAGAAAGAGGACCAGCTTCTCCAAAAAGCACGTGGAGCTACTCCGTGTCACCTTTGAGACAGACCCTTACCCTGgcatcagcctgagagagagccTGTCCCAGAAAACAGGGCTACCTGAATCTCGTATCCAG GTGTGGTTCCAGAACAGGAGGGCTCGGACTCTGAAGTGTAAGGGAGCTAAGAAGTTTATGTGCCAATCAGACTCTGGCTTACACTCCCCTGGTGGGTTCACTACCCACCACAGCATTGCCCCTCTGTCCACCCCCCCCTGCCTGCCCCCTGCCTACCCCGCCCAGGTGAAGGAGGAGGATTACTTTTTCTATGGACGCTACTTTCCACCATACCCTGGAGCGGAGGAGACTGGCCACAACAGGCAGGCCAGGGTGCTGGGATACAGCTCCAGCACGCACATGAAGAGCCCCGGGCACCAGATGGTTCAAGGAGCCTGGCCCCAGGCGGTTGATCAGACGACTCCAGTCCAGTCCATGTGGAGCCCCTCTCCTCTGGAGGTGAGGAACTACAGCTCAGGCTCCAGCAAGGCCTTCCTCTACCATCGCTCAGCCGAGCAGCAGCCCTTCTACAACAACCCCCAGGAAGCCTATGGGGGCCCCATTTCCCAGACCCAGGCCACAGCCACCCCGGATTCCGGCTGCTGGGAGGTTGGACAAGAGAACACCCCTCCGATGGAAGGCCAAGGTTCCCGATTGGATGGCTCCTGGAGCATGGCTATGTCTACCACAGAATACCCAGGACAAGCCCAGCACTATGCCCCCTTACCAGAGCTCCCGGCCATGTCCCTGCAGGAGATCCTGGGAGAGCTGGAGGGGGAGTAG